GCGTGCCGACCAGGGTAAGCATGCCGCTGATGAGACCGGCGAAGCACAGGGGCATCATCAGGCGACTTCGGCTCACGCCGATACGACCGGCGACGCTCAGGGTCACGGGGATGAAGATCGCGACGACGCCGGTGGAACTCATGACCGAACCGAGGACGGCGACCGCCAGCATCAACAGCACCAACACTCGGGTTTCGCTCTTTCCCGCCTTGTCGACCAGCCAGTCGCCGACCCGCAAGGCGATGCCGGTACGGACCAGGCTTTCGCCGATGACAAAAAAGGCGGCGATAAGAATGACGCTGGGCTCGCTGAACCCGGCCAGAGCTTCCCCAGCATCGAGGATGCCGCTGAGGACCAGAGCAAGGAGAGCGAGTAGCGCCACCGCGTCCATGCGCGGACGGTTGGCGACGAAGGCGGCGATGCAAAGGGCGAGAAGGCCCAGAACCCACAGTGTTTCGGCATTCATGACGGACAACCCGGGGTAAGGGGTGGGAAGGATGAGACACGTTTTCTGCCGTACTCTACCCCGAAGCGGCTTGACAAGGCAAACCGGGGGAGGGAAATGGCGACTGGAAGGGCAGCAATACTTTTGCGGTTATGCCGACGGCCCTCCGGAAGGGAGCCTTGCCGGAAAGGACAAATGCACGAAATCCCTTGAGACGCCACCAGTTCCAGATTTCCATTGCAACAAAAACGCCCGTCGCCATTTACGGCCACGGGCGTTTTTGTTCATCAATGCTTGCGCGCAGTGCCGAGAAGCTATTTCTTCTTGAAAAAACCGACCTTGCCAAGGATGAAAATCAGCAGCGCGGCGCCGGCGATGGCGATGACAAAGCGAAGGATACCGCCGGCGGGGGCGATGCCGAGCATTCCGGCGAGCCAGAAGCCCAGGGACGAACCGACCAACCCGACCAAGACATTGGCGATCATGCCCATCTGCGCGTTGGTCTTCATGACGATACTCGCCAGCCAGCCGACCAGGCCGCCAATAATCAAAGAAACGATGAAACCCATCTTTATCCTCCCTGAATAATTAGATAATTTTCTGCATCAACCCGGGCGTCAACTCAGTCGAGCAGTTCCGCGGGCACATTCCCGCCGTTGGCGGCGATGCGGGCAAGCACGGTTTTGTGCAGCCACATGTTCATCTTCGCCGAATCGCCCATCAAATCGGCGGGACAGCCCAACTCTACGGCCAGCTCCTTGCGCGCCGCGAAGCTGCTGTCGATTTCGAGTAGTTTCAACAGGTCGACAATAGACGTCCGCCAGTTGAGCTTCTGCGGATTCGCCGCCGCCCGTTGCTCCAGTTGGGCGACCACGTCGACCACGGCGACCGGCTTGGGTGACGACGGAGCGGCCGGAGCCACGGTGGACGCCGTAGCGCCAGGAGTTGGCGCGGCCTCCGCAGTATCGCTGCCGATGCCGAGCTTGGCGAGAATTTTACTGAAGAATCCCATGGTTCTCTCCTTTGCTGGTGAGGTTAAGGGTAGCGCCTGCCGGATTGCCGACGGGGTGTGTTTTAGTACGACCAGGCCGATGAAGCGGCCGTCTAAACGATAAAAACCGCCAGCGGACAAAATCCCGAAGCGGCACGGCAACGAATCATCCCCCGGCAACATCAACCACAACAGGCAAAATCAATGCATTAAGCGTAACGCAAGCATGGCCGTTCGACAAGGTCGAGGCCGGAAAAAGACCGGAGGCATGCCGGAGATGACGGATTGGGAAGAAGGGCGGGGGGGGCAAATGTGTTTTAATTCAAGGGTGACATCGCTGGCTACCACTAGTTCTTCGACTCTTTGCGCAGCCTTCGCAGGAACTCAGAGTC
This genomic window from Desulfuromonas acetexigens contains:
- a CDS encoding DUF3597 domain-containing protein; the protein is MGFFSKILAKLGIGSDTAEAAPTPGATASTVAPAAPSSPKPVAVVDVVAQLEQRAAANPQKLNWRTSIVDLLKLLEIDSSFAARKELAVELGCPADLMGDSAKMNMWLHKTVLARIAANGGNVPAELLD
- a CDS encoding GlsB/YeaQ/YmgE family stress response membrane protein, with protein sequence MGFIVSLIIGGLVGWLASIVMKTNAQMGMIANVLVGLVGSSLGFWLAGMLGIAPAGGILRFVIAIAGAALLIFILGKVGFFKKK